A window of the Desulfobacula toluolica Tol2 genome harbors these coding sequences:
- a CDS encoding hybrid sensor histidine kinase/response regulator: protein MILTFFISGCIQSQAVPRVENGYLDLSNWDFNQNGPVRLDGDWEFYWEKLLEPKDFQNIVIPPKKDYIKIPGLWKENYINEKPLPPKGYATYRIIIKGLPKANLNALLINDVLSVCNVWTNGQLLTYSGQVGTDKISERPQKHSLIARFSNLDDYVEIVFQVSNFHNMQGGVNTHIWLGPDQQIQQMTHQALITTAVLGGALLIMGLFHMALYGMHRKEIANLYFGLYCAMWASQTLFGVNGGCLMATLFPSLPWRLSIDMTLFPYGFTTPLLVMFYHALFPNKHAKLINRVYKILGGLFVVYLLFTPPNAFDIVVSYFVLVSLSAVLYLFYMFILDLIKNRKNILFLIPGYLVLALTGGNDVLYDRHIINTAVLVPYGTFFFILSYSFLISVRSSLAFSAVENLTMELQLKNIELSKLNLLKDEFIANTSHELKTPLNGIMGLAQSLVDSASNTKVKTSLSLIISSSIRLLSLINDLLDSSRLKNRELELDLKPLDIKNIAESVIMVSNPLIRSKPLIIENKIPKHFGLILSDEDRLSQILFNLIGNAIKFTDKGNITLMASKQGEMAKIEIKDTGIGIPENKLEQIFQAFDRVDQGASRNYGGTGLGLAIAKELVQLHGGNIGVSSKMGIGSIFWFTIPFYSGSSELEFIFKTEPSERISTIFSATDEFFTPLIIENKQSQDNRQNGLIMVVDDDPVNLQVLINHLESGHFKAQPFAGGCQALDCLEKGPLPDLILLDIMMPEISGYDVCRKIREKYSASELPVILLTAKNRLQDLVEGFTVGSNDYLTKPFFKDELMARIKTQLQLKQAFKTVKENLKLKKELGIREKRELELKLMQRRLSGMLNRMDDAVLAVNPVHQVGFCNHAFEILTNHSAKDLLGCSVLSLFEDSSDNSFKALIGCLGHNELCNGESYFQAITIQCPENKLLQVDISLSFLDLEEDALLFLILKKTIPGQNQILSMASSAGLINDLNRNNERLGRFEASLNSLTLNRDDPQGNRESLKNIDTLLDQLSENKKDEDITRVKRSLAVKVMNAACDLWIVSTKTSKIELADRSGLWTVYIEKDGWARTQTLDKYLNSSTLPARPRWKTIINTADFVLAVCEKPFPLRKVLEEALIRLRKFI from the coding sequence GTGATACTAACCTTTTTTATCAGTGGCTGTATTCAAAGCCAGGCGGTTCCCCGAGTTGAAAATGGGTATTTGGATCTTTCAAACTGGGATTTTAACCAGAATGGTCCCGTGCGACTGGATGGAGACTGGGAATTTTATTGGGAAAAATTGCTTGAACCAAAAGATTTTCAGAATATCGTGATCCCCCCAAAAAAAGATTATATTAAAATCCCTGGACTTTGGAAAGAAAATTATATTAATGAAAAGCCCCTTCCACCCAAGGGATATGCTACTTATCGGATCATCATAAAAGGCTTGCCCAAGGCAAATCTAAATGCTCTTTTAATCAACGATGTTCTTTCGGTCTGCAATGTATGGACAAATGGGCAACTGTTGACATACAGCGGGCAGGTGGGAACAGACAAAATAAGTGAGCGGCCTCAAAAACATTCATTAATTGCACGCTTTAGCAACCTTGATGATTATGTTGAAATTGTGTTTCAAGTTTCAAATTTTCACAATATGCAAGGTGGTGTGAATACGCATATTTGGCTGGGACCAGATCAACAAATTCAACAAATGACACATCAAGCATTGATTACCACCGCAGTTTTGGGAGGTGCTTTACTGATCATGGGGTTGTTCCATATGGCACTTTACGGGATGCACAGAAAAGAAATTGCCAACCTGTATTTTGGGCTTTATTGTGCGATGTGGGCTTCTCAAACCTTATTCGGCGTTAATGGAGGATGTTTGATGGCAACGTTATTCCCCTCCCTGCCATGGCGGCTGTCCATTGATATGACCCTTTTTCCCTATGGGTTTACCACCCCGCTGCTGGTAATGTTCTATCATGCTCTATTTCCCAATAAACATGCCAAGCTGATTAATCGAGTATACAAGATTTTAGGGGGTCTTTTTGTCGTTTATCTCCTTTTTACCCCTCCCAATGCATTTGATATCGTGGTTTCCTATTTTGTGCTGGTATCATTAAGTGCTGTTTTGTATCTATTTTACATGTTTATACTTGATCTTATCAAAAACAGAAAAAACATCCTCTTTTTGATACCAGGATATTTGGTTCTGGCCCTTACCGGAGGAAATGACGTATTGTATGATCGGCATATTATAAATACAGCTGTTTTAGTCCCATACGGCACATTTTTTTTTATTCTTTCCTATTCTTTTTTGATCTCTGTGCGATCTTCCCTTGCCTTTTCTGCTGTTGAAAATTTGACCATGGAATTACAATTAAAAAATATCGAGCTTTCAAAATTAAATCTTCTCAAAGATGAATTCATTGCCAATACTTCTCATGAACTTAAAACTCCTTTGAATGGAATTATGGGTCTTGCCCAATCCCTTGTGGACAGTGCTTCTAATACCAAAGTCAAAACAAGTCTGTCCCTGATTATATCCAGTAGCATTCGCCTTTTAAGTCTGATCAATGATTTGCTTGATTCTTCACGACTTAAAAACAGGGAGTTGGAACTTGATTTAAAACCTTTGGATATCAAAAACATAGCTGAATCCGTTATCATGGTTTCCAATCCATTGATAAGATCAAAGCCGCTGATTATTGAAAATAAAATTCCAAAACACTTTGGGTTGATTTTAAGCGATGAGGACCGGCTATCCCAGATCCTTTTCAATTTAATCGGTAATGCCATAAAATTTACGGACAAAGGAAACATAACACTTATGGCCTCGAAACAAGGGGAAATGGCGAAAATTGAGATCAAAGATACCGGCATTGGTATCCCTGAAAACAAGCTTGAACAAATTTTCCAAGCCTTTGATCGAGTTGACCAAGGCGCATCAAGAAACTATGGCGGCACGGGTCTTGGACTTGCCATTGCCAAGGAGCTGGTTCAATTGCATGGTGGTAATATCGGCGTGAGTTCCAAAATGGGTATAGGATCTATTTTCTGGTTTACGATTCCCTTTTATTCAGGTTCAAGTGAATTGGAATTCATATTCAAGACAGAACCGTCAGAAAGAATTTCAACTATTTTTTCCGCCACTGACGAGTTTTTCACACCTTTGATAATAGAGAACAAACAATCCCAAGACAATAGACAAAATGGTCTTATTATGGTTGTAGATGATGATCCTGTAAATCTCCAGGTTTTGATCAATCATCTTGAATCCGGTCATTTTAAAGCCCAGCCATTTGCTGGTGGCTGTCAAGCGCTTGATTGTCTTGAAAAAGGCCCATTACCTGATTTAATCTTGCTGGATATAATGATGCCTGAAATATCAGGGTATGATGTATGCCGGAAAATTCGGGAAAAATATTCAGCTTCGGAATTGCCGGTTATTCTGCTGACAGCCAAAAACAGGTTACAGGATCTTGTGGAAGGATTTACGGTTGGAAGCAATGATTATCTCACCAAACCATTTTTTAAAGATGAACTCATGGCGCGAATCAAAACCCAACTTCAACTAAAACAAGCTTTTAAAACGGTCAAGGAAAACTTAAAATTAAAAAAAGAACTGGGTATCCGTGAAAAAAGAGAACTGGAACTCAAACTGATGCAGCGCAGGCTGTCCGGCATGCTCAACAGGATGGATGATGCTGTTCTGGCTGTCAATCCGGTTCACCAAGTCGGATTTTGCAACCATGCATTTGAAATCCTTACTAATCATTCGGCAAAAGATCTTCTGGGCTGTTCTGTTCTGTCTCTTTTTGAAGACAGTTCTGACAATAGTTTTAAAGCGCTTATAGGTTGCCTGGGTCACAATGAACTGTGTAACGGGGAATCTTATTTTCAGGCTATAACTATTCAATGCCCTGAGAATAAATTGCTTCAGGTGGATATTTCCCTTTCTTTTCTTGATCTGGAAGAGGATGCACTTTTGTTCCTGATCCTGAAAAAAACCATACCAGGACAGAATCAAATATTATCCATGGCAAGCTCAGCCGGATTGATTAATGATCTGAACCGTAACAACGAAAGGCTTGGAAGGTTTGAAGCCTCATTGAACAGCCTTACCCTCAATAGAGATGATCCGCAGGGGAACAGGGAAAGCTTAAAAAATATCGACACACTGCTGGATCAATTGAGTGAGAATAAAAAAGATGAGGACATAACCCGGGTCAAACGCAGCCTGGCTGTCAAGGTTATGAATGCTGCCTGTGATTTGTGGATAGTTTCTACAAAGACATCAAAAATTGAATTGGCTGACAGATCAGGATTATGGACGGTTTACATTGAAAAAGACGGGTGGGCAAGAACCCAGACCCTGGACAAATATCTGAACAGTTCAACCCTGCCTGCCAGGCCCCGCTGGAAAACCATTATTAATACGGCTGATTTTGTTCTGGCCGTGTGTGAGAAACCATTTCCTTTAAGAAAAGTGCTTGAAGAAGCTCTTATCAGGCTTAGAAAATTCATATAA
- a CDS encoding argininosuccinate synthase codes for MSKGKVVLAYSGGLDTSVILKWLLEQGYEVFAYMANIGQKEDFEVAEQKALKIGASKVFIEDMRKEFVTDYIFPVYKANTIYEGRYLLGTAIARPIIAKKQIEIAKQVGAEYVSHGATGKGNDQVRFELSYYALNPKIKVIAPWKDTAFLNAFKGRTDLLAYAEKHGIPTKQSASKPYSEDDNLLHISHEAGILEDPGHECEDSIYSHTVSPENAPDKPTKIKIEFKDGIPVKVSNLNDNTVKTDALELFEYLNELGRENGIGRLDMVENRFVGIKSRGVYETPGGTILHEAHKDIEGIAMDREVMRLRDMLSAKFAELVYNGFWFSPEMEFLMVAIDKSQEVIDGEVTLKLYKGTAYPIARTSPSSLYNQDLSSMDIEGGYNQEDAEGFIKINAIRLMAHRNIIDKNN; via the coding sequence ATGTCAAAAGGAAAAGTTGTTCTTGCTTATTCAGGAGGGCTTGATACCTCGGTTATTTTAAAATGGTTGTTGGAACAAGGGTATGAAGTCTTCGCCTATATGGCTAACATCGGCCAGAAGGAAGATTTTGAAGTTGCAGAACAAAAGGCATTAAAAATCGGTGCATCCAAAGTATTTATCGAAGACATGAGAAAAGAATTTGTCACTGATTATATTTTTCCCGTATACAAAGCCAACACAATATATGAAGGGCGATATCTTTTAGGCACTGCCATTGCCCGCCCCATTATTGCAAAAAAACAAATAGAAATTGCAAAACAGGTCGGTGCCGAATATGTATCCCATGGCGCTACCGGCAAAGGCAACGACCAGGTCCGGTTTGAATTGTCCTATTATGCATTAAATCCGAAAATAAAAGTGATTGCACCCTGGAAAGACACTGCATTTTTAAACGCTTTCAAAGGAAGAACAGATCTTCTTGCATATGCTGAAAAACATGGGATTCCCACCAAGCAATCCGCATCCAAACCCTATAGCGAAGATGACAACCTGCTGCATATTTCCCATGAAGCCGGTATTCTTGAAGATCCCGGCCATGAGTGCGAGGACAGCATTTATTCCCATACAGTGTCCCCTGAAAACGCACCGGACAAACCCACAAAAATCAAAATTGAATTCAAGGACGGCATCCCGGTCAAGGTCTCCAATCTTAATGACAACACCGTTAAAACCGATGCTCTTGAACTGTTTGAATACCTCAATGAATTGGGAAGAGAAAACGGGATCGGACGGCTTGACATGGTTGAAAACCGCTTTGTGGGCATCAAATCAAGGGGCGTGTATGAAACCCCGGGCGGCACAATCCTCCATGAAGCTCACAAAGATATTGAAGGCATTGCAATGGACCGTGAGGTTATGCGCTTGAGGGACATGCTGTCTGCCAAATTTGCGGAACTGGTTTACAACGGATTCTGGTTCAGCCCTGAAATGGAATTTCTCATGGTGGCCATTGATAAGAGCCAGGAGGTCATTGACGGTGAAGTCACCCTCAAACTCTATAAGGGCACGGCATACCCGATTGCCCGGACAAGCCCGTCTTCTCTGTATAATCAGGATCTGTCCTCCATGGATATTGAAGGCGGTTATAATCAGGAAGATGCTGAAGGATTTATTAAAATCAATGCCATCCGGCTTATGGCCCATAGAAATATCATCGATAAAAACAACTAA
- a CDS encoding dual CXXC motif small (seleno)protein, with protein sequence MYFCCRSCTTNYPEDKYKDIMDEYLEERLANVPINRL encoded by the coding sequence ATCTATTTTTGCTGCAGGTCCTGCACAACAAACTATCCGGAAGACAAATATAAAGATATCATGGATGAATACCTTGAGGAGAGACTGGCCAATGTTCCCATAAACCGGCTATGA
- the pspF gene encoding phage shock protein operon transcriptional activator: MVLSSRNQRRDKDLSMPEALGQSESFIEFQEQISRVAPVERPVLILGERGTGKELAALRLHFLSKRWQKPFVTLNCAALTRTLIESELFGYEKGSFTGAASRRTGRFENASEGTLFLDEIGTVPMEVQEKILRVVEYGSFERVGSSQSIHVDVRIVAATNANLPLMAQSNEFKQDLLDRLSFEVIYVPPLRHRQEDILLLSNHFAARMAFELGRDEIPKICSTALKQLEAYPWPGNIRELKNVIERAVYRSSGFEIKDICFNPFHSPYKDALENTGVQKDMGKKSGILSTKDKASKDEVFLEEASVLDKILKKPFKAAIGELECYLVSRALEACRFNQKKAAKMLGLSYDQFRGILKKHTGRI; encoded by the coding sequence ATGGTTTTGTCAAGCCGTAACCAAAGAAGAGACAAGGATCTTTCAATGCCGGAAGCATTGGGTCAGTCAGAGTCGTTTATTGAATTTCAAGAACAAATATCCAGAGTGGCACCTGTCGAGCGCCCGGTTCTGATTTTAGGAGAACGCGGAACAGGCAAGGAGCTTGCTGCTTTGCGCCTTCATTTTTTATCCAAGCGGTGGCAAAAACCTTTTGTAACATTGAATTGTGCAGCGCTAACCCGTACATTGATAGAGTCTGAATTGTTCGGGTATGAAAAAGGCTCGTTTACCGGTGCTGCTTCCCGCAGGACAGGCAGGTTTGAGAACGCATCCGAGGGCACTTTGTTTCTGGATGAAATCGGTACGGTTCCCATGGAAGTTCAGGAGAAAATTTTAAGGGTGGTTGAATACGGCAGTTTTGAGCGGGTAGGTTCCTCACAGTCCATCCATGTGGATGTCAGGATTGTGGCTGCTACCAATGCAAACCTGCCTTTGATGGCACAATCCAATGAATTCAAACAAGACCTTTTGGACCGGCTCTCTTTTGAAGTGATATATGTGCCGCCCTTGAGGCACAGGCAAGAGGATATCCTGCTTTTATCAAACCATTTTGCGGCAAGGATGGCCTTTGAGCTTGGCCGGGATGAAATCCCCAAAATTTGTTCAACAGCCTTGAAACAGCTTGAAGCCTATCCCTGGCCGGGAAATATCAGGGAATTGAAAAATGTGATTGAGCGGGCTGTTTATAGATCCTCAGGTTTTGAAATTAAAGATATTTGCTTTAATCCGTTTCATTCTCCTTATAAGGATGCCCTGGAAAACACGGGTGTACAAAAAGACATGGGTAAAAAGTCAGGGATTTTGTCGACCAAAGATAAGGCTTCCAAGGATGAAGTTTTTTTGGAAGAGGCATCTGTTCTGGATAAGATTTTAAAAAAACCATTCAAGGCGGCTATTGGTGAATTGGAGTGTTACCTGGTGTCCCGGGCGTTGGAAGCCTGCCGGTTTAACCAGAAAAAAGCGGCAAAAATGCTTGGACTGTCCTATGATCAGTTCCGGGGTATCCTGAAAAAGCATACCGGCAGAATTTAA
- a CDS encoding PspA/IM30 family protein, whose product MGIFTRFKDIVASNISSMLDKAEDPEKLIKLMIREMEDTLIEIKSSCAITIASQKKVQRLMDDLLEKEAFWVQKAELAVKKGKDNLARQALQEKRRYTLKVETVEIELTELSIIVEQYQEDIQELENKLKSAREKQRLLLQRHIRATRKKRARQEIRRADSAEVIQKFEELENHIERMEAEADLVDYGKPSTLEEQFDALEADDEIEVELDRLKSSQSSKNSDTTDV is encoded by the coding sequence ATGGGAATTTTCACACGATTTAAAGACATTGTCGCATCAAACATCAGTTCCATGCTGGACAAAGCAGAAGATCCTGAAAAACTAATCAAACTGATGATCAGGGAAATGGAAGACACTTTGATTGAAATCAAATCCTCTTGTGCAATTACAATTGCCAGCCAGAAAAAAGTTCAAAGACTTATGGATGACCTTCTGGAAAAAGAAGCGTTCTGGGTTCAAAAAGCAGAGCTTGCCGTAAAAAAAGGCAAAGACAACCTTGCCCGTCAGGCACTCCAGGAAAAAAGACGGTATACCCTTAAAGTTGAAACCGTTGAAATCGAATTAACAGAACTAAGCATCATTGTGGAACAATATCAAGAAGATATCCAGGAACTTGAAAACAAACTCAAATCCGCTCGGGAAAAACAGCGGCTGCTGCTTCAAAGACATATCCGGGCAACACGCAAAAAAAGAGCCAGGCAGGAAATTCGGCGCGCAGACAGCGCAGAGGTTATTCAAAAATTTGAAGAACTTGAAAACCATATTGAAAGAATGGAAGCTGAAGCTGATCTGGTAGACTATGGCAAACCCTCCACGCTTGAAGAACAATTTGATGCTCTGGAGGCTGATGATGAGATTGAAGTTGAACTGGACAGGTTAAAGTCCTCCCAATCTTCAAAAAACAGTGATACAACCGATGTATAA
- a CDS encoding phage-shock protein, translating to MHHMTGALIAGICIGGAILFIITIGLIIIGIIRVAKTGGLSSKDKQTRAEEAGMIQDIYHGLSKMEERVEALETILIERKKKDFDK from the coding sequence ATGCATCATATGACGGGCGCACTTATCGCAGGCATCTGCATCGGTGGGGCAATCCTCTTCATCATTACCATAGGACTTATTATCATCGGCATCATCAGGGTTGCCAAAACCGGAGGGCTGTCCTCAAAAGACAAACAAACCAGGGCAGAAGAGGCCGGGATGATACAAGACATATATCATGGCCTGTCAAAAATGGAAGAACGGGTTGAAGCGCTTGAAACCATACTAATTGAGCGCAAAAAAAAGGATTTTGACAAATGA
- the pspC gene encoding envelope stress response membrane protein PspC: MKRHYGRRHNFQFKKSRRQYNTIKNRFERLISSRVIYRSRQGIFMGVCQGLADYFNFNVFWLRIIVLVLFLFTGFWPVGVMYIIAGLLLKVEPVSPLHNEKDREFYDNYANSRQSAIQRIKRKFDNIERRIQRMEHTVTSKEFDWK; encoded by the coding sequence ATGAAACGGCATTATGGACGCAGACACAACTTTCAGTTTAAAAAATCCAGGCGACAGTACAACACAATAAAAAACAGATTTGAAAGGCTGATATCCAGCCGTGTGATATACCGGTCCAGACAAGGCATTTTCATGGGCGTCTGCCAAGGGCTTGCCGATTATTTTAATTTCAATGTTTTCTGGCTGAGAATAATTGTCCTTGTTTTATTCTTGTTTACCGGGTTCTGGCCCGTTGGTGTCATGTATATCATTGCAGGACTGCTGCTGAAGGTGGAACCTGTTTCTCCGCTGCACAATGAAAAAGACCGGGAATTTTATGACAATTATGCCAATTCAAGGCAATCGGCCATCCAGAGAATCAAAAGAAAATTTGACAACATTGAGCGCAGGATTCAAAGAATGGAACATACTGTTACTTCAAAAGAATTTGACTGGAAATAA
- a CDS encoding LysE family translocator, with protein MLTFDVLLVCKVRFLLRASLGERPGLPMVVCKAVGKGNYMIHYLTIGMILGLSAGLTPGPLLTVVISETILHDIGAGIKVALAPLITDAPIIVLTVFVLSRLSGFQGILGVISLIGGALVMTMGIRGIKAGGVAIDIRNTRPRSLIKGILVNVLSPHPYLFWLSVGAPTMIRATADHNVFAGAAFVLSFFGLLVGSKIALAVLVGKSKAVLTGKSYVYAMKFFGCLMCGLSIFLFKDGFALISSQILLK; from the coding sequence ATGTTGACATTTGATGTGTTGCTGGTGTGCAAGGTTCGATTTTTATTGCGGGCAAGTCTGGGTGAAAGACCAGGTCTGCCGATGGTAGTTTGCAAGGCTGTTGGGAAGGGAAATTATATGATTCATTATTTAACCATTGGTATGATTTTAGGATTGTCTGCCGGGCTGACGCCGGGACCTTTATTAACGGTTGTGATTTCCGAAACCATTTTGCATGATATCGGGGCCGGGATTAAAGTTGCCCTGGCCCCCTTGATAACCGATGCCCCCATTATTGTGCTGACGGTATTTGTTTTGTCCCGGCTGTCGGGGTTTCAGGGAATTTTGGGTGTTATTTCCCTTATCGGCGGTGCGCTGGTGATGACAATGGGTATTCGGGGCATAAAGGCCGGGGGTGTGGCGATTGATATCCGTAATACCCGGCCAAGATCGTTGATAAAAGGTATACTGGTTAATGTCTTGAGTCCCCATCCCTATCTGTTCTGGCTGAGTGTGGGCGCACCCACAATGATTCGGGCAACAGCGGATCACAATGTTTTTGCAGGTGCGGCATTTGTGTTAAGTTTTTTTGGTTTGCTGGTCGGTTCAAAAATCGCCCTGGCGGTTCTGGTTGGAAAATCCAAAGCTGTTTTAACCGGCAAAAGTTATGTGTATGCCATGAAATTTTTCGGTTGCCTCATGTGCGGTCTTTCCATTTTTCTTTTCAAGGATGGATTTGCCCTTATTTCCAGTCAAATTCTTTTGAAGTAA
- a CDS encoding alpha/beta fold hydrolase: MNSTCGYTVCGNGPCIVLLHSSMSSKNQWKPLISLMAPKFQLISIDLSGYGDNDLPMNHQTFSTDDEICLVSGIIEKEIGNTEPFQLVAHSYGGAIALKMAAELPHRVASLTLFEPVPFHLLHPDEPACIEITSIIDQLTRALKEENKRSATQLFIDYWSEKGTFEKLKPVNKDALINYIDKVVLDFQALINESLTLEDYSNINIPVCLIKGEKSPLSAVRLFRILAKTLPEPFLYSVPGGHMSPVTDFKTVNSIIEQFLTLPELSPVFG; the protein is encoded by the coding sequence TTGAATTCAACATGCGGATATACGGTTTGCGGCAACGGGCCCTGCATTGTTCTGCTTCACAGCTCAATGAGTTCAAAAAACCAGTGGAAACCTTTAATCTCATTGATGGCACCAAAATTTCAACTCATTTCCATTGATCTTTCAGGTTATGGCGATAATGATCTTCCTATGAATCACCAGACGTTTTCAACGGATGATGAAATTTGTCTTGTATCCGGGATCATAGAAAAAGAGATCGGCAATACCGAGCCGTTTCAGCTTGTTGCCCACTCTTACGGGGGAGCTATCGCATTAAAGATGGCGGCAGAACTGCCTCACAGAGTCGCCTCTCTTACCCTTTTTGAACCCGTTCCATTCCACCTTCTGCACCCTGATGAACCAGCCTGCATTGAAATAACAAGCATTATTGATCAATTGACCCGTGCCCTGAAAGAGGAAAACAAAAGATCAGCCACCCAATTGTTTATTGATTACTGGTCTGAAAAAGGAACCTTTGAAAAACTGAAACCCGTGAACAAAGACGCATTAATCAACTATATTGACAAGGTAGTGCTTGATTTTCAAGCCCTGATTAATGAATCATTAACCCTTGAGGACTACTCAAACATTAATATTCCGGTCTGCCTGATCAAAGGGGAGAAAAGCCCATTATCAGCCGTCAGACTCTTTCGAATACTGGCAAAAACCCTTCCTGAACCTTTTCTTTATTCTGTTCCGGGCGGGCATATGTCTCCTGTTACAGATTTTAAAACCGTCAACAGTATCATAGAACAATTTTTAACACTGCCGGAGCTTTCCCCTGTGTTTGGATAA
- a CDS encoding YchJ family protein, which yields MIENTTLCCCGSQKAHEFCCHPFLSGRLKPNTPEQLMRSRYSAFCLNDMDYLMSTHHFSTQDSNDREMLLKMFQKTQWLGLKILKTDMDPGCREIGYVEFAAFYKTNEPGQIHEKSRFVRENGQWYYIDGILLEPLKFKRNEPCWCKSGKKYKKCHGQ from the coding sequence ATGATTGAAAATACCACACTTTGTTGTTGCGGAAGCCAAAAAGCCCATGAATTTTGCTGTCATCCTTTTTTGTCCGGCAGATTAAAACCAAACACTCCGGAACAATTGATGCGGTCCAGGTATTCGGCTTTTTGCCTGAACGATATGGATTATCTGATGTCCACTCATCATTTTTCAACACAAGATTCCAATGACAGGGAGATGTTGCTGAAAATGTTCCAAAAAACCCAATGGCTGGGTTTAAAGATTTTGAAAACAGATATGGACCCGGGCTGTCGGGAAATCGGATATGTCGAGTTTGCAGCGTTTTATAAAACCAATGAACCAGGGCAAATACATGAGAAATCCAGATTTGTCCGTGAAAACGGCCAATGGTATTATATTGACGGTATCCTGCTTGAGCCGTTGAAATTCAAGCGCAATGAACCCTGCTGGTGCAAAAGCGGCAAAAAATATAAAAAATGCCATGGACAATAA
- a CDS encoding AzlD domain-containing protein: protein MNNLIPLIFGMAAVTYGPRLMPFLLLTNKKIPKRVDAFLKCIPVAAIGALIIPGVFSATPDVPMAAISGIAFTLIFGLWKGGIIIPVLGSVIVTYVVLLCAG from the coding sequence ATGAATAATTTGATTCCGCTTATCTTTGGGATGGCAGCAGTCACATATGGTCCGAGACTGATGCCGTTTTTGCTGTTAACCAATAAAAAGATTCCCAAAAGGGTGGATGCTTTTTTAAAATGTATTCCAGTGGCAGCCATTGGTGCTTTGATTATTCCGGGCGTATTCAGTGCCACACCGGATGTTCCCATGGCTGCGATTTCAGGTATCGCATTTACCCTGATTTTCGGGCTGTGGAAAGGGGGGATCATTATACCTGTTCTGGGATCGGTGATTGTAACATATGTTGTTTTGCTTTGTGCAGGGTAG
- a CDS encoding AzlC family ABC transporter permease, whose product MTRDVRNAFKSGIPIFIGYVPAAIAFGILAKGCDITLLECFLFSAVVFAGASQFIALNLLMTGMGPGGIILTTLLVNFRHFLMSAYLSTRIGKIAKRYLFLMAFGVTDEVFSVLSFTTGRLSKTYVFVLQLSAYSGWVSGTVAGYILGGFLPQILTRSMGVALYALLLAILLPEMKRSVKAVILTIASGLLNTLLIKLDLLPNGWSIIVCILVIAWAGSFFITKQTGEKAYE is encoded by the coding sequence ATGACAAGAGACGTACGGAATGCATTCAAATCCGGAATTCCTATTTTTATCGGCTATGTTCCAGCAGCCATTGCATTTGGAATATTGGCAAAGGGCTGCGATATTACGCTTCTGGAGTGTTTTTTATTTTCTGCTGTCGTGTTTGCGGGTGCAAGTCAGTTTATTGCACTGAATTTGTTAATGACGGGTATGGGTCCGGGCGGCATTATTTTAACGACCTTGCTGGTCAATTTCAGGCATTTTCTGATGAGTGCTTATTTGTCCACGAGAATCGGCAAGATAGCCAAAAGATATCTTTTTTTGATGGCCTTTGGCGTGACAGATGAGGTGTTTTCGGTTTTGTCGTTTACAACGGGCCGTCTTTCCAAAACCTATGTTTTTGTCTTGCAATTGTCAGCTTATTCCGGCTGGGTCAGCGGTACTGTGGCCGGTTATATCCTGGGCGGGTTTTTGCCGCAAATTTTAACCAGAAGCATGGGGGTCGCGCTTTATGCACTGCTGCTGGCCATCTTGCTGCCTGAAATGAAAAGATCGGTTAAAGCCGTTATACTGACCATTGCATCAGGGCTTCTCAATACTCTTCTCATTAAACTGGATCTCCTGCCAAACGGCTGGAGTATCATTGTATGCATTCTGGTCATCGCCTGGGCAGGATCATTTTTCATCACAAAACAGACCGGGGAAAAAGCTTATGAATAA